The sequence CTCCATGAACTGATGGTACATCGAGGGGAGTTTCCGCTTCACGTATTCGGGGTCCCGCCAACTGATGTCCAGAAAGGCGCCGCCGCGTGGCGAGCCACGACCGGCCTTGACCTCCGCGCGGATGGCCCTTGCCACCTCGTCGCGTGTCAGGAGTTCCGGAGGACGCCGGGCGGTCTTGTCGCCTTCAAGCCACCGTTTCGCCTCCTCTTCCGTGTCGGCGGTCTCTTTGGCGAATAGCGGTGAGATGTACTTGAACATGAAACGTTCGCCCTTGTTGTTTCGAAGCACCCCGCCTTCGCCCCGCACCCCTTCCGTCACGAGAATCCCGGCAACACTCGGGGGCCAGATCATCCCCGTGGGGTGGAACTGGATGAACTCCATGTCCATGAGGTCGGCTCCGGCCTCGTAGGCGAGGGCCTGGCCGTCGCCCGTGTATTCCCACGAGTTGGAGTTGATCTTGTAGGTCCTGCCGACACCGCCCGTCGCAAGCACGATCGCCTTCGTGTTGAAAAGGTGGAACCGGCCGGTCTCGCGCTCGTAGGCGAGACAAGCCGAGATCCGGTCGTCGCCCTTGAACAGCTTGACGACCGTGTATTCCATGAATACGTCTATCCCGCTGTGGACCCCCTTGTCCTGGAGCGTCCGGATGATCTCCAATCCCGTGCGATCGCCCACGTGGGCAAGCCGCGGGTAGGCGTGGCCGCCGAAGTTGCGCTGGTTTATCCAACCGTCCTTCGAGCGGTCGAACACCGCGCCCCATCGTTCGAGTTCGCGGATCCGCTCCGGCGCTTCCTTCGCGTGGAGTTCCGCCATCTTCCAATTGTTGAGGAACTTCCCGCCACGGCACGTGTCCCTGAAGTGCACCATCCAATTGTCACGCGAATCGACGTTGGCAAGGGCCGCCGCGGCACCACCCTCGGCCATCACGGTATGCGCTTTCCCAAGGAGCGACTTGCAGATGATTGCCGTCTTCGCGCCCCGCGCCGACGCCTCGATCGCGGTGCGTAACCCAGCGCCTCCCGCTCCGACGACCACGACGTCGTAATCGTGAGGATTGAAGGAGCTCAAAGGCGGCACCTCGATTCGTCAAACGCGCCCGCATGGTCCATGGGTGTGGGGCCCGCCCGTGTTTCGCCGATGCGCATCATGCCGGCACCCCGAAGACGGTGGTGACGCCGCTCGAGGCGACGTAGCGGATGTAGAGGTCGGTGAAGGCGACCCACAGGAGTGAAACCCACGCCCATGCCATGTGCCGGCCGTTGAGGACCGTCACTTTCGACCAGAGACCGTAACGTATCGAGGACGCGGCGTCGCACGAATAGCAATCCAGTCTTCCCCCGACGAGGTGCCTGAAAGAGTGGCAACCCAGGGTGTAGCCGGAGAGGAGGACGGCGTTTCCTAGCATTATCGCGGAGCCGAGTCCGAAGTACATGCCATTTGGCGTGAAGATGGATTTGATCGCGTCCTCCCAGTTGAAGACGAGGACGATGAGCGCCAAGTAGAGGAAATAACGGTGGAGGTTCTGGAAACTGAGGAGCCGGCGCTCGCCACGGTAGCCTTTTCCGGTCGTCCCCTCGACGGCACAACCTGGAGGTTGTCCGGCGAAGCCGCGGTAGTACGAGCGCCTATAATAGTAGCATGTGAAACGGAATCCCGCGGGGATGGGAAGAAGCACCGCAGCTGGGTACGTGAGGAATTGACCGAAGATGGGGATCGCGACGAGGATCCCGGGCACTAGGAACGTGAGGTCGGGGTTCCCGAACGGGGTCGCGTAGTGGTAGAAGCCGTTGTCGGCCACGTAGAAGGCGTTTTCGAGTACCCGCAAAGTCGCGTAGACGACGAACCCGCCGAGGACCGTCACGATGAGCGCTGGTTCGAGCCACCAGGCGTCTCGCCGCATCGTCCGGTTTCCCCAAGCGCGCGTGCGTACCGCTTCGGCTGCCATGGCGTCCAGCGTCGCGAAGCGAAGCGTGGGTCTTAAGGGTTATGTGGTGACCGTAAGGAGGCGAGGCGGCGTTGAAGAAGAACGGGCGCGCCTTGTCACCGGGAATCGGGCGACCGGTCCAAGGCGATCAGGCCATTCATTTGAGAACGCGCGGCGACCAAACCGATTTAAGGAACAGGCGCAATCGCTTCATCCAAGAGGAACCCGGCCTGCAGATGTCCACCAACGTGAACTTCCTTACCGACTCGCCTCCTCCAGCGCCAAGGCGCAAGCCCGACTGGTTGAAGATCCGGCCCCCCGCCGGCGAAAGCTACTCAAGGCTCAAGGAGTCGCTACGCGCGTTGGACCTGCACACGGTCTGCGAGGAGGCCCACTGCCCCAATGTGTCGGAGTGCTGGGGCGGCGGCACCGCGACCATAATGATCATGGGCGACGAGTGCACGCGTGGGTGCCGTTTCTGCGCCGTGAAGACCGCAGCCAACCCGCGACCGCTCGACGTCGACGAGCCCGAAAAAGTCGCCCACGCGATCGGACGAAGCAGGATGCTCGACTACGTGGTGCTCACGAGCGTCGACCGGGACGATCTCGCGGATCAAGGAGCGCCACATTTCGCCAAGACCATCGCGACCTTGAAGGCCAACTATCCGCACATCCTCGTCGAAGTGCTCATCCCGGACTTCCGCGGCGACGCCGCGTGCGTGCGTACCGTCGTCGACTCCCGACCTGACGTCGTGGCCCACAACGTCGAGACGGTGCGCCGGCTCACACCGAAAGTGCGCGATAGGCGGGCGACATACGACCAGTCACTCCAAGTGCTTCGGGCGATCAAGGCAATCGATCCGACGCGGTTCACCAAGACGTCGATCATGCTAGGCCTTGGCGAACAGGACGACGAGATCCGTGAGACGCTTCGCGACCTGCGGGCCCACGGCGTCGACATCGTGACCTTCGGCCAATACCTGCAGCCGTCCTCGTGGCACCTTCCGGTCGCAGAATACGTGTCGCCCGCGAAGTTCGACCAGTGGGCGAAGGAGGCCAAGGAACTTGGTTTCCTCTACATCGCTAGCGGTCCCCTCGTGAGGTCCTCTTACCGCGCCGGCGAGCTTTTCATGAAAGGGCTTATAGAGTCTCGAAGGATTCCGGAAAGCTCCATGGAGGAAACCGCATGACCCCGCAGATGGTCCGACTCATGGAAAGCGGACGGAAGGCGACCAATGAACTCGATCTCTCCGATTCCGACCTCAAAGCGCTCTTCGAGTACATGCTGCTCACGCGCGCCATCGATTCGCGTCTCATCAACCTCCAACGCCAGGGCCGCATCGGCTTCTACCTCGCCTCCACGGGACAGGAGGCTACGTCGGTGGGCGCCGGCTACGCACTCGAGTCGCCGGATTGGATCTTCCCCCACTACCGCGACCCCGGGACGGCCTTGGTCCGCGGCGTCACGGTGCGCGAGATGGTGAACCAATGTTACGGCAACAGCCTCGACAACGTGAAAGGCCGCCAGATGCCCGTCCACTACTCGTGGAAGGACAAGAACATGGTCTCCATCTCGTCGCCGCTTGCCACCCAGATAATCCAAGCGCAGGGCGCCGCCCACGCGGTGAAGATCAAGGGCGACAAGGTGGTCGTCCTCACGACGTTCGGCGACGGGTCCACTTCTGAAGGCGACTTCCACATCGCCGCCAACATGGCGGGCGTGTACAGGACGCCGCTCGTCATGTTGTGCGAGAACAACCAATGGGCGATCTCGGTGCCGCTCAAGTACCAGACCGCGTCCGAATCCTTTGCGATAAAAGCGGTCGCCTACGGCATACCCGGCGTGAAAGTCGACGGGAACGACGTGCTCGCCGTCTACAAGGTCGTGAAGGAGGCCGTCGACCGCGCCCGCCGCGGCGAGGGGCCGACCCTCATCGAGGCCTATACTTTCAGGATGAGTTCACACTCCACAAGCGACGACAACACGCGTTACACGCCGCCAGCGCTCTTCGAGGAGTGGAAGAAGAAGGATCCGATCGACCGTTACAGGAAGTTCCTCCAAGACGTCGGCCTTTGGAACGAGGCGTGGGAGAAGGAGCACGTCGATGAGGCGCAACGGCTCGTGGACGAGGCGATAAAAGAGGCCGAGGCGGCCGGACCGCCGCCCACGGAATCCATCTTCGACGACGTCTACGAGACGAGACCCCCGAACCTCCAAGAACAGTGTCGAGAGTACATGGGTTTCCTCAACGAACGAGGTCAATGACATGCCAGAAATGACGCTCATCCAGGCAGTGACGCACACGCTCGACCACGCCCTCGGCACGGACGAAAGCGTCGTGGTCTTCGGCGAGGACGTCGGAAAAAACGGCGGCGTCTTCCGGGCGACTGACGGGTTGCAGGCGAAGTACGGCGAGAAGCGCGTGTTCGACACGCCGTTGAACGAGAGCGGTATCATCGGGACCGCGGTCGGGATGGCGCTTTACGGGCTTCGGCCGATCCCCGAGATCCAGTTCGCGGACTTCATCTACCCGGCCTTCGACCAGATTGTGAACGAGGCCGCGAAATTGCGCTACAGGAGCGGTGGCCAGTACACGGTCCCGATGGTGATCCGCACGCCCTACGGCGGTGGGATCAAGGGCGGCCATTACCACTCCCAGTCCAACGAAGCCTACTTCACGCACACGCCGGGATTGAAGGTCGTCATCCCATCGAACCCTGCCGACACGAAGGGGCTTCTCCTTTCAAGTATCCGCGACCCCGACCCGGTCCTCTTCATGGAGCCGAAGAAGATCTACAGGGCGATCAAGGGCGACGTCCCCGCAGGCGATCACACGGTGCCGCTTGGCGAGGCGAAGGTCGTCCGTCCCGGAAACGACGTGACGCTCATCGGTTGGGGCGCGATGCTGCACACCTGCCTGGCCGCCGCGGAGACCGCGGCGAAGGACAACGTCTCATGCGAGGTGATCGACGTGCGCACGCTCGTCCCGCTCGATGAGGAGACGATACTCAAGTCCGTGAAAAAGACGGGGCGCGTCGTCATCGTCTACGAAGCGCCCCGCACCGGCGGATTCGGCGGGGAGCTAAGCGCGATAATCGCGGAGAAAGCGCTCGAATACCTCGAAGCGCCCGTCTATCGCGTCACCGGCTTTGACACGCCGTTCCCGTATTCGCTTGAGAACCTCTACATGCCGGACGCGAACAGGATATTGGCCGCAATCGAGAAATCGGTGAACTTCTAAGGAGAAAAAAGCGTGGTCTTCGAGTTCAAGCTTCCTGACGTCGGCGAAGGCATCCACGAAGGCGAGATAGTCAACTGGCTCGTCAAGGAAGGCGACGCCGTGAAGGAGAACCAGCCGATCCTCAACGTCATGACGGACAAGGCTACCGTCGAGATCACGTCGCCTAGGACTGGGCGCATCGCGAAGATACTCGCGGCCGAAGGAAAGGTCGTGAAAGTGGGCGACGTGATGGTGACGATAGAGGAAGGAGCAGGACCGGCATCGACCAGCCAAAGCCCTTCGGGGACCCCCGCCCCCGCAGGCGGGGCAGCAGCCCCGCCGAGGCCCGGCGGAACCGCAGGTTCCGCGAGAGACCTAGCCCCCCCCGCCGCCCGACAAGCCCCGACCGGGACCCGCCCGGAAACACCCGCGAGCGCAGCTCACGCCTCAGCTGGTGTCGCCAAGGAAGAGAAGACCCTCTTCGAACTCCCTAAGGACATCCCGCTCGGCACCCGAAGGATCCAGCGTGGAAGCGCAACTAGCGCAACCGCCGCCATGGAGACGCCCGCGCGGGCCAAGACCCTTGCAACCCCCTCAACGCGCAGGATGGCACGCGAGATGGGCATCGACATCAACAAAGTCCCCGCGAGCGGGCCGGCGGGGCGCGTCACGAAAGACGACCTCAAGGGCCTTGGCTCTGGCACCACTGCGACGCGGGAGACCCTCCCGGCGGCGAGCACCATCGCCTCGCGGCAAACGGCGGTCGCCCTGCCAAGGCGCGAGATGGAAGAGCGCGTCCCGCTACGAGGCCTCAGGAAGAAGATCGCCGAGCAGATGGTGCGCTCCAAGCACACTGCGACCCACTTCACGTACGTGGAGGAGGTCGACGTGACGCAACTCATGCACCTTCGAGACGCCGCCAAACACTCGGCGGAGAAGGCCGGGATAAAGATCACGTACCTTCCTTTCATCATCAAGGCCACGGTTTCCGCGTTGAAGCAGTTCCCGATCGTGAATTCAAGCCTCGACGACTCGACGGGTGAAGTCGTTTACAAGAAGTACTACAACGTCGGTGTGGCACTTGACACCCCGGACGGCCTCATGGTGCCCGTGGTCAAGGATGCGGGGTCGAAGACGATCTTCCAGATCGCCGCCGACATCGAACGCCTCGCGGAGGCCGGAAGGAACAGGAAGATCGCCCTCGAGGACCTGAAGGACGGCACGTTCACGATAACGAGCCTGGGAAAAAGCGGCGGAATACTCGCCACCCCGATAATCAACTGGCCGGAGGTCGCCATCATGGGTGTCCACAAGATCAAAGAGACACCGGTCGTCAACAACGGCAAGATCGAGATCGGCCACTTGATGAACCTGAGTTTCTCGTTCGACCACAGGGTCGTGGATGGGGCAGTTGGGGCGCAGTTTGCGCAGGCACTCATCAGGTACCTTGAGGATCCGAAGTTGCTGTTGCTGGACATGATGTAGTGGGCCTGGAATCGCTGGTGTTTTGTGGGCATTGCATGCGGCGAAGGCACCATCGACGAAGTTTATATATATTACTTAAGTATGATAAGTAAACGTGCCTACAAGCAAGAATTCGGACTTGGTCTGCGTCCCCGTGAAGATCAAGGCTCTCATGAAAACCATCAAAGGTCCCCTCACGTACGGCGAGTTGATCTCAGCACTTCTTCGTGAAACCGACGTTGCCGCCTTTCAATCCCGGTTGAAAGAGGAGCTCGCGATGACCGCCGATCGCGCAACGATGCTACAGACTTCTCCTTCCGCCGAAGGCTCGGGCCCAAGACGAACGGCCTCGAAGCAACTGCTCATCGCCGAACTCGCCGGACGGGCTTGGACGACTTGGGTCGACGCGGGCCGCGTCACCAGATTAGGGCCTCGTCGCTACCGTTGGAACCTTCGGCCTTCAGTGATGAAAAGCGGGGTGACGATTGTCCGCCGACCCGGTCGCGGTCTCCCTTCTAGATAAGGCCCGTCGATCGACAGACGATCTTGAGGCCAGACTCCTTCTAACGGCGGCCCTTCAACGCATCGCCGATTCGCTGGGACTTCAACTCGTCGTCGTCGGCGGAACGGCGGTCGATTTCTACGCGGCAGGCGCGGCCGGCACAAGCGCAGGCTACCCGAAGAAGTGGCAGGCGAGCCGCGACGTCGACCTCGTGGCCCTCTCGCTACGTGCGAGTTCCGCATCCGAAAACCAGTTGCGGCGACGCTTGGAGGCCGAACTCGGAATCGACCCCGAACCCTTCGCTCCAGATGACGACGGCCGCGTTTCCTATCGGCGAGGCCTTACCGTCCCAGACTTCCAGCACGGCGTCGAAATCGTTGCCAACGAGCTTCGCGGTGACCCGAAGGCGGAACGCGTGTTCACGGTCGAGATCGAATCCCAACCCGTGGTCCTTCGCGGCCCGGAGGACGTACTGGTCGCCTATGCCGAAAGCGGGTGGGACCTCTATGATGGACGCGATTGGGAGCGAGCGCTTGCCGTCTGGCGGACCATGGAGCAAGAAATGGACGTGGACTACCTCCGTCGTCGCGCCATCGACAGGAGGATGCCAGGTGTGCTCGAAGAGGTCATTGCCCAAAGGCCGCTTCCGGATAGACGAGAGCGACTCCGATAGCTTCGGCAAGCCCTGTCCCAGGCACCTTCTTGGGACTAACGCCGCTCTGCCAGTCGTTCCGTCCGCGGAACTGGTGGCGGGATCGGTCCCGCGGCGGCTAATGCCGTCGTGGGACTAGGCGTGGAATCCGGGCTTCCGTGAGGCGGCCCGGGTTCTACTCGCCCACGGATGGACTTTCGGCGCTCGCCGCCACCCTCATACCAGGATTATCGGCCTCTTGGTCGCCCGCACTCGTTTTGCCTTGCCCTTGCGCTCAAGGATCACGAGTCCTAGCTCTTCAAGAAGCGTCATGTCGCGGCTCACGCGTCCCGTGTCGCGCCCCAGGCTCTTGGCGAGTGCCTTGACGCTGTCGAATCCATCGCGTTCGCGAAGCCGATTGAGCAGT is a genomic window of Euryarchaeota archaeon containing:
- a CDS encoding fumarate reductase/succinate dehydrogenase flavoprotein subunit yields the protein MSSFNPHDYDVVVVGAGGAGLRTAIEASARGAKTAIICKSLLGKAHTVMAEGGAAAALANVDSRDNWMVHFRDTCRGGKFLNNWKMAELHAKEAPERIRELERWGAVFDRSKDGWINQRNFGGHAYPRLAHVGDRTGLEIIRTLQDKGVHSGIDVFMEYTVVKLFKGDDRISACLAYERETGRFHLFNTKAIVLATGGVGRTYKINSNSWEYTGDGQALAYEAGADLMDMEFIQFHPTGMIWPPSVAGILVTEGVRGEGGVLRNNKGERFMFKYISPLFAKETADTEEEAKRWLEGDKTARRPPELLTRDEVARAIRAEVKAGRGSPRGGAFLDISWRDPEYVKRKLPSMYHQFMELAGVDITKEPMEVGPTMHYHMGGIRVDAESAMTTVPGLFAAGECAAGLHGANRLGGNSLSDLLVFGKRAGEYAARWAKEHPATKPPAPLAEAAVAEALDPFERPKGENPFTIQESLRETMHEYVGMIRTADELKTALEKIEELKSRARNAGAFGNRQYNTGWHASLDIGHMLVMAEAITRSALAREESRGAHTRDDFPKTDESKWATVNVVSRKTGDRMTTVLEPLPRWSEEAKRIITSKLEDVSTQAGGAP
- a CDS encoding succinate dehydrogenase → MAAEAVRTRAWGNRTMRRDAWWLEPALIVTVLGGFVVYATLRVLENAFYVADNGFYHYATPFGNPDLTFLVPGILVAIPIFGQFLTYPAAVLLPIPAGFRFTCYYYRRSYYRGFAGQPPGCAVEGTTGKGYRGERRLLSFQNLHRYFLYLALIVLVFNWEDAIKSIFTPNGMYFGLGSAIMLGNAVLLSGYTLGCHSFRHLVGGRLDCYSCDAASSIRYGLWSKVTVLNGRHMAWAWVSLLWVAFTDLYIRYVASSGVTTVFGVPA
- the lipA gene encoding lipoyl synthase, which produces MSTNVNFLTDSPPPAPRRKPDWLKIRPPAGESYSRLKESLRALDLHTVCEEAHCPNVSECWGGGTATIMIMGDECTRGCRFCAVKTAANPRPLDVDEPEKVAHAIGRSRMLDYVVLTSVDRDDLADQGAPHFAKTIATLKANYPHILVEVLIPDFRGDAACVRTVVDSRPDVVAHNVETVRRLTPKVRDRRATYDQSLQVLRAIKAIDPTRFTKTSIMLGLGEQDDEIRETLRDLRAHGVDIVTFGQYLQPSSWHLPVAEYVSPAKFDQWAKEAKELGFLYIASGPLVRSSYRAGELFMKGLIESRRIPESSMEETA
- a CDS encoding thiamine pyrophosphate-dependent dehydrogenase E1 component subunit alpha; amino-acid sequence: MTPQMVRLMESGRKATNELDLSDSDLKALFEYMLLTRAIDSRLINLQRQGRIGFYLASTGQEATSVGAGYALESPDWIFPHYRDPGTALVRGVTVREMVNQCYGNSLDNVKGRQMPVHYSWKDKNMVSISSPLATQIIQAQGAAHAVKIKGDKVVVLTTFGDGSTSEGDFHIAANMAGVYRTPLVMLCENNQWAISVPLKYQTASESFAIKAVAYGIPGVKVDGNDVLAVYKVVKEAVDRARRGEGPTLIEAYTFRMSSHSTSDDNTRYTPPALFEEWKKKDPIDRYRKFLQDVGLWNEAWEKEHVDEAQRLVDEAIKEAEAAGPPPTESIFDDVYETRPPNLQEQCREYMGFLNERGQ
- a CDS encoding alpha-ketoacid dehydrogenase subunit beta, producing MPEMTLIQAVTHTLDHALGTDESVVVFGEDVGKNGGVFRATDGLQAKYGEKRVFDTPLNESGIIGTAVGMALYGLRPIPEIQFADFIYPAFDQIVNEAAKLRYRSGGQYTVPMVIRTPYGGGIKGGHYHSQSNEAYFTHTPGLKVVIPSNPADTKGLLLSSIRDPDPVLFMEPKKIYRAIKGDVPAGDHTVPLGEAKVVRPGNDVTLIGWGAMLHTCLAAAETAAKDNVSCEVIDVRTLVPLDEETILKSVKKTGRVVIVYEAPRTGGFGGELSAIIAEKALEYLEAPVYRVTGFDTPFPYSLENLYMPDANRILAAIEKSVNF
- a CDS encoding 2-oxo acid dehydrogenase subunit E2, which encodes MVFEFKLPDVGEGIHEGEIVNWLVKEGDAVKENQPILNVMTDKATVEITSPRTGRIAKILAAEGKVVKVGDVMVTIEEGAGPASTSQSPSGTPAPAGGAAAPPRPGGTAGSARDLAPPAARQAPTGTRPETPASAAHASAGVAKEEKTLFELPKDIPLGTRRIQRGSATSATAAMETPARAKTLATPSTRRMAREMGIDINKVPASGPAGRVTKDDLKGLGSGTTATRETLPAASTIASRQTAVALPRREMEERVPLRGLRKKIAEQMVRSKHTATHFTYVEEVDVTQLMHLRDAAKHSAEKAGIKITYLPFIIKATVSALKQFPIVNSSLDDSTGEVVYKKYYNVGVALDTPDGLMVPVVKDAGSKTIFQIAADIERLAEAGRNRKIALEDLKDGTFTITSLGKSGGILATPIINWPEVAIMGVHKIKETPVVNNGKIEIGHLMNLSFSFDHRVVDGAVGAQFAQALIRYLEDPKLLLLDMM